DNA from Campylobacter concisus:
AAGAGAACTTCTATCCGAAGGAAATACTGCATATTTTTGTGCTAAACATCTTTTGGAAAAATATGCTGATGACAATCTGGTTTTTGTTTCTGCCTGGAAATTTGCTAAAGATACAGAAGTAGAGATGAGTGAAGAAATAGAGTAGTATCTTGGTTTTTTCTCTACGCTTAATACGGCCATTAATTTAATAAAAAAACATAAAAGTTTTTTTGCGCACGCGCACGCGATTTTTATCTTTTTATAAAATTCTTTTCTTATCTTTTATAGGGGCTTCTGGCTTCGGTGCAAGCAGGCCTAGAGAATTGTTTTAGACCCAAATTTACTACATTAAAGACCCATTTTTTCTATATTTTAGACCCAAATTTACTACATTAAAGACCCTTTTTTTCTACCTTAAAAAAGATATTTTTTATTAAGACTACAAATTTTCTACAATACTTAAAACTTCAAATTTTCCGTAATTTTAACTACATCGTTCGGCCTATCGGGTCTTTAAATCAAAATATAATATTAAGATATTACTACATTAAAACTATCATGACTACAAATTTTCTACATTAAAGACCCAAATTTTCTACCAAGGTAAATAAAGACTTATATTAAAGACCCAAAATTTCTACCCAAAAATAGATTATTTATATTAAAACTACAAATTTTCTATATTAAAGCCCATGTATTGACACGTAAGGTTTTTAATATTATAATCCCATTATGTTTTTAGAAAGGTCTTTAATGCGTGAAATGGTTCAATATTCTAACGATTTTAACTTTTTACCCATGCCAAAACTAACTGAGCGAGAGATGGATATGGTTGTTAAGATCTTATCTAAACTAGCAGATGATAGAAGCGTTAAGATCGATATATATGAATTTTTTAGTGACTTACGTAATGAAAAAGAAAGCACTAATAAGATGCTTGAAATGTTTAAAGGGCTATCTGACAAAATACTAAATTATAATATCAAATATACAACAGCAACAAAAGCTTATGCCTTTGTATGCTTTGAAAAGCTTGTTTTTGATTACAAAACAAATACCATAGAAATTACAGCACAACAAGACTTTTATGAACTCATAACAAATTATCAGCTTGGTTTTACGCGTTTTGAACTACTAGAATTCATCAATATTAGCTCGAAGTATGCAAAAACTCTTTATCGGCTTTTAAAACAATTTAGGAATAGCGGAGTAGTAACACTTTTTAGAAATAGATGGGATGATTTTTGCGAAATAATGCAGATACCTAGTGAGTATGCCCAAGGTAAAATTGATGAAAGAATTTTAAAGCCTTGCATTAAAGAGTTATCGGGAGAGCGTGATCTTTTTAATAACAATCGAAATATTTTTGAAAATTTAACTTATAAAAAAATCAAGGATCCTAACGGACGTGGTCGTGGTGGCAAGGTTATAGGCATCGAATTTTATTTTACGCCTGAGAAAGATCGAAGCGAGCTTAGTGAGAAAATTAAAGATTTAAAAAGTTTAAAAAAACATACCGAACCAGAGCCAGAGGAAGCTCCAAAAGTAAATCCTTTGACTGGTGAGATTGTTACAGAGCTAACTCCTTATTTTGGCAGGCATTTCAGCATGAAAAATAAATTTGATGGTGGATATGACTCGTGCAAGTTACAAGATGTTTGGAAAGGTGATGATGATAAAATTCATGCGAAAGCGATCAATCAAGAAAATAATAAAATTTTTGACTTAAAATTTGAAAGCTTGCAGCACATGATCAACTCATTAAAATTTATATAGAAGCTTTGATGAATAAAAAGTGTCCCAAGAAAAAAACAAATTTTAATGCCTTAGTGGCAAAAGTGTCCCACTTTTTTGGGACTTTTTTAATTAAAAAGTTACTGAGCGAGGAAATTCTATGTATAAAACACCGCAAGCAGAGCAAATTAACTTTGATGTGAATAAGATTGAAACAATGAATGATTATTGGAATTACACCAATGATTTTTGTATTAATATTACAAATAAAAAGTTTTTAGATGATCTTTGCGTTAAGGTTATGCCATTATCTGCCATAGATAAAAATGGACATTCGGCAGCAAGAATATCTATTGATAATAGCTCGGTCGATATTGAAATCATAAACAATGATTTAGACCCTATTGTGAATGAGCTAAGGCAATGTATAATAAATGCTGAAAAAGCAGATGAACCTTGTTTCTTTGGTGGCGATGAGCTGTTGGAGTTTTTATTAAGGCATAAAACTATTGAGGAATTAAAAGAAATTTTGGGAGATAGATAAAATGAACGAGTTGGTATTAAATGCGTTAGGTGTTTTTATAGTATTATCTCTTGTCTTGCTGGGATTGGCGATTATTCAATCAATTTTTATATTTTTAAAAGGCAAAAATGATATGGAAAATTTTTTAAGATTTTATTATCAAATTTCATTTATTACATTAATTTCAGTATTTCTTCCAGGAGCGTTTGTTGCATTTGACACTAACTTTTACAATCAGCTTCCTGATGGTTATTTTGTGAAAAGTTATTATGAATTTAGCTATGCTCTCTATCACGGCATTTTTAAATCTCAAATTTCAACATTATTATTTTGCCTAGTTCTAATTTCATTGCTATTTTTGACTATAAAAGGTCCTAGTAAAAAAATAAATGAAAGGCAAAAATCCGAAGCTTATGATAATGAGAAAGCTGAATTTTTGGCTAAAAAAAAGATAAATTTTATAGTTTCGACTTTGCCTACCTTTTTATGGCTATTTGCCATTTATGGCATGTATGTTATTTCGCCATTAATACACTCCGAACTTGATAAAAGTAGAGTTGAAAAGGAAACTGGACAAGAGCCAGTTGTTATAATAAATTCTATCTCTATAAAAGATCTAAATAATGTTGTAGAGAATTTTGCTAAAAAAAATGGTGCAAAGGCCATTATTTTTAGACCAGGCGTAAAGATTATGATTGATGAGGAATAAAAATGAGAACATTAACAATAGCGCAATTAAAAGCATTGCTTAGCATGTATGACGATGATGCTACAATAGAATTTATTTTTCGAGAACCAGTGGTAGAGATTGCTTATAAAGAATTTAGTGGTGGCGAATATATTAGGCTAACACTAGACGATCTAAAAGGCGATAAAGAAAAATCTATTATAAAAATAATGTTGAGCGCATAGAAAAGATAAAAAGCAGATGACGACTGATTTTAATTTTATAAACAAAAATGTTATTGACAACATAAAATTTACCCATATTGCCAAAAGTAGAATAGATGGCTTTGGACTTTTTGCTGATAAAAATTTAGACAGCGGCACGATTTTGTGTTTTTTGGATGGTCAAGTTATAAGCTGGGATCACTACGACGGGATGGCTAAGACTATAAATTTAGGAAAATACCAAGACTATATTTTTATGGAATGGAATGCTCTTGATACAAATACGCTCTTAGTTAGAGCCTTTAGAACAAAATATAGCTATATTAATCACTCTAGTGATCCAAACGTAGAAGTAAAGTATAATCCTATCCGCATTGAAACGATTAAA
Protein-coding regions in this window:
- a CDS encoding replication initiation protein: MREMVQYSNDFNFLPMPKLTEREMDMVVKILSKLADDRSVKIDIYEFFSDLRNEKESTNKMLEMFKGLSDKILNYNIKYTTATKAYAFVCFEKLVFDYKTNTIEITAQQDFYELITNYQLGFTRFELLEFINISSKYAKTLYRLLKQFRNSGVVTLFRNRWDDFCEIMQIPSEYAQGKIDERILKPCIKELSGERDLFNNNRNIFENLTYKKIKDPNGRGRGGKVIGIEFYFTPEKDRSELSEKIKDLKSLKKHTEPEPEEAPKVNPLTGEIVTELTPYFGRHFSMKNKFDGGYDSCKLQDVWKGDDDKIHAKAINQENNKIFDLKFESLQHMINSLKFI
- a CDS encoding SET domain-containing protein, which produces MTTDFNFINKNVIDNIKFTHIAKSRIDGFGLFADKNLDSGTILCFLDGQVISWDHYDGMAKTINLGKYQDYIFMEWNALDTNTLLVRAFRTKYSYINHSSDPNVEVKYNPIRIETIKDIREGDEILIDYNKEPLKQTYLENKEKNFLLKK